The proteins below are encoded in one region of Arthrobacter sp. CJ23:
- a CDS encoding RNA polymerase sigma factor, which produces MLAADEHEFLALHTQHFTRVYRYIAYRIQDQSRAEELAADVFRIAWQKRSADAPGIGWLIATARNVLGNEYKGRRRQQQLRERLESEARLRQDSDAGSTVRQEVAEVLTQLSERHREVLMLSYWDDLTTAELAESLGCSVSAAGVRLHRARQAFARISPAHLMTERKG; this is translated from the coding sequence ATGCTGGCTGCCGATGAGCACGAATTCCTTGCCTTGCACACGCAGCATTTCACTCGCGTTTACCGCTACATCGCCTACCGCATCCAGGACCAGTCCCGGGCCGAGGAACTCGCGGCGGACGTTTTCCGGATCGCGTGGCAAAAGCGCTCGGCGGACGCCCCGGGCATCGGCTGGCTCATCGCCACCGCCCGCAATGTGCTTGGCAACGAGTACAAGGGACGCCGCCGCCAGCAACAATTGCGGGAACGCCTGGAAAGCGAGGCGCGCCTACGGCAGGACAGCGACGCCGGCTCCACCGTGCGGCAGGAGGTCGCCGAGGTCCTGACCCAGTTGAGCGAGCGGCACCGGGAGGTGCTCATGCTCAGCTATTGGGACGATCTCACCACCGCGGAACTTGCTGAAAGCCTCGGCTGCTCTGTTTCCGCCGCCGGGGTCCGACTGCACCGCGCCCGGCAGGCCTTCGCCAGGATTTCCCCCGCACACCTGATGACCGAACGGAAGGGCTAG
- a CDS encoding NUDIX domain-containing protein, with translation MTAVHVTLCFLLRDGVDGQEVLLGTKKTGFGSGKVVGVGGHLEVGETALEAACREVHEEVHVTVVQQDLVFAGTVDFVFPRRTEWNMFTTVFLTGKWEGEPSESDEIAPRWYGVETLPVEQMWADAEHWLPAMISGRKLAVRVVLADDNESVAEVHTSVCGDSATGLQPGL, from the coding sequence ATGACTGCCGTACACGTGACCCTTTGCTTCCTGCTCCGCGACGGTGTGGACGGGCAGGAAGTGCTGCTCGGAACCAAGAAGACCGGCTTCGGGAGCGGCAAAGTGGTGGGCGTCGGGGGACACCTGGAAGTGGGGGAGACGGCCCTTGAAGCGGCGTGCAGGGAAGTGCACGAGGAAGTCCATGTCACCGTGGTCCAGCAGGACCTTGTGTTCGCCGGGACGGTGGACTTCGTGTTCCCCCGCAGGACCGAGTGGAACATGTTCACCACGGTCTTCCTGACCGGGAAATGGGAGGGCGAACCCTCCGAGAGCGATGAAATCGCGCCCCGCTGGTACGGCGTCGAGACGCTGCCCGTTGAGCAGATGTGGGCCGACGCGGAGCACTGGCTGCCGGCCATGATTTCAGGCCGGAAGCTTGCCGTCAGGGTGGTCCTGGCTGACGATAACGAGAGCGTCGCCGAGGTCCACACCTCCGTCTGCGGGGATTCTGCGACGGGCCTCCAGCCGGGGCTCTGA
- a CDS encoding bifunctional 2-methylcitrate synthase/citrate synthase, producing MAAEDIKKGLAGVVVDYTAVSKVNPDTNSLLYRGYPVQELAARCSFEEVAFLLWNGELPTPDELTAFSDRERAGRALDPVVKQVVDTLPTTAHPMDVCRTAASVLGARHPLAEDSSPEANMKKAIDLWAAMPAIVAYDQRRRRGQDLVEPRDDLGYSANFLWMAFGEDPVDEVVEAFNVSMILYAEHSFNASTFTARVITSSLSDLHSAVTGAIGALKGPLHGGANEAVMHTFDEIGIRPEESLEDAAARAKAWMEDALAHKKKVMGFGHRVYKHGDSRVPTMKAALDKMIAHYGRPELLGLYNGLEQAMDEAKAIKPNLDYPAGPTYHLMGFDTLTFTPIFVASRITGWTAHIMEQQASNSLIRPLSEYNGVDERHLP from the coding sequence ATGGCTGCTGAAGATATCAAGAAGGGTCTGGCCGGCGTGGTGGTGGACTACACCGCAGTCTCCAAGGTCAACCCGGATACCAATTCGCTGCTCTACCGCGGCTACCCGGTGCAGGAGCTCGCCGCCAGATGCAGCTTCGAGGAAGTGGCCTTCCTGCTGTGGAACGGCGAGCTGCCCACCCCTGACGAGCTGACCGCCTTCTCTGACCGCGAGCGTGCCGGCCGCGCCCTTGATCCGGTGGTCAAGCAGGTCGTTGACACGCTGCCCACCACCGCCCACCCCATGGATGTGTGCCGGACTGCGGCGTCGGTCCTGGGAGCCCGGCATCCTCTGGCCGAGGATTCCTCACCCGAAGCGAACATGAAGAAGGCCATCGATCTGTGGGCGGCCATGCCGGCGATTGTGGCCTACGATCAGCGCCGGAGGCGCGGCCAGGATCTCGTGGAGCCCCGGGATGACCTGGGCTACTCGGCGAACTTCCTGTGGATGGCGTTCGGCGAAGATCCTGTGGACGAGGTCGTCGAGGCCTTCAACGTCTCGATGATCCTGTATGCGGAGCACTCCTTCAACGCCTCCACCTTCACGGCCCGCGTGATCACGTCCAGCCTGTCCGACCTGCACTCGGCCGTCACGGGCGCGATCGGCGCCCTCAAGGGACCGCTGCACGGCGGCGCCAACGAGGCCGTGATGCACACCTTCGACGAGATCGGCATCCGCCCCGAGGAATCGCTGGAGGACGCCGCCGCCCGGGCGAAGGCCTGGATGGAGGACGCCCTGGCCCACAAGAAGAAGGTCATGGGCTTCGGACACCGCGTCTACAAGCACGGCGATTCCCGCGTCCCCACCATGAAGGCCGCGCTGGACAAGATGATCGCCCACTACGGCCGCCCGGAGCTGCTGGGGCTGTACAACGGCCTGGAGCAGGCCATGGACGAGGCCAAGGCCATCAAGCCGAACCTTGACTACCCGGCCGGGCCCACCTACCACCTCATGGGCTTCGACACCCTGACGTTCACCCCGATCTTCGTGGCCAGCCGCATCACCGGCTGGACCGCGCACATCATGGAGCAGCAGGCCTCGAACTCCCTGATCCGGCCGTTGAGCGAATACAACGGCGTGGACGAGCGGCACCTGCCGTAG
- the prpB gene encoding methylisocitrate lyase, which translates to MLYSTTTPEQKRIRLRELLASGTIAQFPGAFNPLSARLIEEKGFAGVYISGAVLANDLGLPDIGLTTLTEVATRAGQIARMTELPSLVDADTGFGEPMNVARTIQELENAGLAGCHIEDQFNPKRCGHLDGKNVVDVDTAAKRIRAAADARRDPNFLIMARTDIRAVDGIEAAQDRAKALVDAGADAIFPEAMRDLGEFQAIRDAVDVPILANMTEFGKSELFTVGQLQSVGVNMVIYPVTLLRIAMGAAERTLETIKATGSQEAQVENMLTRARLYDLVDYEAYNHFDTGVFNFQIPGVR; encoded by the coding sequence ATGCTTTACTCCACCACCACCCCGGAGCAGAAAAGGATCCGGCTCCGCGAGTTGCTGGCCTCCGGCACCATCGCCCAGTTCCCGGGCGCGTTCAACCCGCTCTCGGCACGGCTGATCGAGGAAAAAGGCTTCGCCGGCGTCTACATCTCCGGCGCCGTGCTCGCCAATGACCTGGGCCTGCCGGACATCGGGCTGACCACCCTCACCGAGGTCGCCACCCGCGCCGGGCAGATCGCCCGCATGACCGAGCTGCCCTCCCTGGTGGACGCGGACACAGGCTTCGGCGAGCCCATGAACGTGGCCCGCACCATCCAGGAACTCGAGAACGCCGGCCTGGCCGGCTGCCACATCGAGGACCAGTTCAACCCCAAGCGCTGCGGGCACCTGGACGGCAAAAACGTCGTCGACGTCGACACGGCCGCCAAACGCATCCGTGCCGCCGCCGACGCCCGCCGCGACCCGAACTTCCTCATCATGGCCCGCACCGACATCCGCGCCGTGGACGGAATCGAAGCCGCCCAGGACCGGGCCAAGGCTTTGGTGGACGCCGGCGCCGACGCCATCTTCCCGGAAGCCATGAGGGACCTCGGCGAGTTCCAGGCCATCCGTGACGCGGTGGACGTGCCGATCCTGGCCAACATGACCGAGTTCGGAAAAAGCGAGCTCTTCACCGTCGGGCAGCTCCAAAGCGTGGGCGTGAACATGGTGATCTACCCGGTCACCCTGCTGCGCATTGCCATGGGAGCTGCAGAGCGTACGCTGGAAACGATCAAGGCCACAGGGTCGCAGGAAGCACAGGTGGAGAACATGCTCACCCGTGCGCGGCTCTATGACCTCGTGGACTACGAGGCCTACAACCACTTCGATACTGGCGTTTTCAACTTCCAGATTCCCGGCGTCCGCTAG
- a CDS encoding DUF11 domain-containing protein — MRHAASRRRPLRRGFVTIFSALVLAIAGPYGLMSPAFAALPGHTAGGDFTKFEIEGPGGANRAGTNDWAGIAAAPYGPYTTAQGRQSTGIVGYRNMPDACGAVTDPSQAVGGTHLDDDWVFTPGAISPTKADLCGSEMAYEIVNVAGQLHYVLYMDWNRVPGNSGVMNTYFTVNGPFDPTPGNPFNKDGRADDKLVRFFHTEGGGGANAVGVGTWNGSAWVFSDVTALAGTQPGVDVPTNAIFGELAIDLTASGVLPQDVCGTVALGGVLTDPGGGNPTLKDLLQPASPLTINTCSSISITKESNPAGLTGADVFGYTLDQADQQDAFGPDLTVQGTGATLDQPDPAMITSAIKVGETHIWSNVLAQPDYRLRETTLPAGWALVSVKCTWWDPFALPSGVLRTQEVVTANLNNVTQLFQVPPSGVDNGVQTSCVITNESSGVVINKTGAGNTNTVFNFDVTGKGSIPLTLGDSSGLLAFTPGTQVSISELVPAGTPSWVLQGIVCLDGQQQPVGTVAGSSVGFATIGGQIITCTFTNNQNGQIVVAKDGRGKTATDTFGFDTTYANNAAAPDGTAEFSLQIGQSNASPNLAPGAYTIAELLTAANTQYDPDYALVNIACVITITGSGGSTATGYVQGNLSTTVTLAAGDAVTCTFTNDQQGRLIVKKATTLRDGTFSFDGRDSQNTQLINGNITTVNNVTEAGDELSNDVNPGVYSVTESTSELYWSKVSATCVDGTTPLAGTAFDPATGALSNINILPGHIVTCTFTNAKQTANVKVAKQLTPAADPGRFDLNINGVPQGSPGGVGNGFVSNPAVVVVLGESVTVSEAAHAGTNGSWYSSVLVCDNGIVPANNTGMSGNFTVTSPDVTVTCTFQNTRKSAQLTLTKEWVNGRAGDQASLGAAGSSGLSPDAAGSSTAPATTTPAVLTVYAGETVNLGEVLAPANVGSYATSLSCAGADGLSYTPPAPTGSYAVPPTPAAVTCTFTNTRTSAVLTLQKHWINGAQGDTADLDITAQLGQSPAAGAASVAIGSAQFADTAKTVTATVLSGETVSLAEALGAGNLGSYTSSLSCSAAGLNPEPTPGLNGAYTMPKTAAPVTCTFTNNRTSVQLTLEKEWIDGADGDRAVLGAASTFPGLPEGSESNGLPGSEVDSPVKTVTVLSGETVGLTESLDAANDAAYATSLLCTGAPLTYQGGALSGSIVVPKAATGDIVCRWTNEAGRGTIVIVKNVEGADGTFDFSGNWVDPETGTPVNNFQLTTDSGTSSRTWTGVVVPKDGSPFTVTEMDPTPGYDGTNLVCSGNLAGDTSSAQGLVGTIDLDPGETVTCTYTNTQRSTIVIVKDAVPDDDQDFTFSATGSPLPPSFILDDDADGTRSNTFTSALLPAKQPYTVNEVAVPGWTLDLAASACSNQVAVTANGVSLTPAPGQTITCTFVNRAAPGTIQVTKSVEGVADDYAWTFDISISPVEAGATSPQEASGTGDGGDTVSFAPLVLNKQYTITEEEPAAGWTQGAITCSTGADENPQLAGFQVTITQPGQLITCGLVNTAAPADVEVTKTVTGVLPDYAWSIPFTISPVPDGETGTKNATTADPTVGWEGLLTGESYSITEQVPAGWTGGTITCTVTHADESTEDVGNTILVEAGDGIACAVTNAVLPGELTIVKTAVGGNGSFDFTITGEENGVETEETIVTADGTGTATVALVPGVHYTVSEVNPGSGWTMGQLSCTLNGHAVGIPFTVGPDADIGCAITNTAKGRIVIVKNVDGADGTFGFNGSWTSGTPALADGGFDITTEEGTGSQTFMDVLPGSYTVAEDSPFPAYLSRVLSCSDSMESGTASTTDGPNRTGNIKLDPGETVTCVFENTQTATVIVDKESVPAADPAVFAFQWFLPNSEFGETFTLTDTQEPKVFTGLNPAQDWGVTEMAEDGWRLLGLECLKGGEVFNGATVHGTEAILNPAPGDVISCTYTNGKRGPVDISKTVTSGPVKNADSSYTVTYSIRVSSASFVTEQYKLTDKLAFGDGITATEASAASTDASVNPDWNGTTVTHLTAAPVTIDPDAVHTYTVTTTSTIAPATGSDARDCTLGEGDDGTGFLNKVELTVVDGTGGEAEACVSAPDEADVAVVKTGTEKVLLPNKGGSAAISYTLRVTNNGPTEARDVVVKDTMPADVTADALAPSAGSCINSATSFICNLGLMAVGQEITIGVKASITDYMGNGPFTNVAVVTTSTPETVTGNNRATHVTTVERAALAATGTGVTAWFWPAAALLLIGTLLVVAVRPKRRRAFRTA; from the coding sequence ATGAGACATGCAGCATCCCGCCGGCGTCCTCTACGCCGCGGTTTCGTCACCATTTTTTCAGCCCTGGTCCTGGCCATCGCCGGACCCTACGGCCTCATGTCACCAGCCTTCGCCGCCCTTCCAGGGCACACCGCAGGCGGCGACTTCACCAAGTTTGAAATCGAAGGACCGGGCGGTGCAAACCGCGCCGGGACGAACGACTGGGCCGGCATTGCAGCGGCACCCTATGGGCCGTACACCACCGCCCAGGGCCGGCAATCCACGGGCATTGTTGGGTACCGGAACATGCCCGACGCTTGTGGAGCCGTGACCGACCCGAGCCAGGCCGTGGGCGGCACGCACCTCGACGATGACTGGGTCTTCACGCCAGGCGCGATTTCGCCCACCAAAGCGGATCTATGCGGGTCCGAGATGGCCTACGAGATTGTCAACGTGGCGGGCCAGCTGCACTACGTGCTGTACATGGACTGGAACCGGGTGCCGGGCAACAGCGGCGTGATGAACACCTACTTCACCGTCAACGGACCCTTCGATCCGACCCCAGGTAATCCCTTCAACAAGGACGGCCGGGCGGACGACAAGCTCGTCCGCTTTTTCCACACCGAGGGGGGCGGCGGCGCCAATGCGGTGGGCGTCGGGACTTGGAACGGCAGTGCCTGGGTATTCTCGGATGTCACGGCTCTGGCCGGTACCCAGCCGGGAGTTGATGTACCCACCAATGCCATCTTCGGCGAACTGGCCATCGACCTCACGGCCTCAGGCGTCCTGCCGCAGGACGTGTGCGGCACGGTTGCCCTGGGCGGCGTGCTGACGGATCCCGGCGGAGGCAACCCCACGCTGAAGGACCTCCTGCAGCCTGCTTCCCCCTTGACGATCAACACCTGTTCCAGCATCAGCATCACCAAGGAATCAAACCCTGCCGGCCTCACCGGAGCCGATGTCTTCGGGTACACGCTGGACCAGGCAGACCAGCAGGACGCGTTCGGCCCTGACCTGACGGTGCAAGGAACCGGTGCAACCCTGGACCAGCCGGATCCGGCGATGATCACCTCGGCCATCAAGGTGGGTGAAACCCACATCTGGAGCAATGTGCTCGCGCAGCCGGACTACCGGCTCCGGGAAACCACCTTGCCCGCAGGCTGGGCATTGGTCAGCGTCAAATGTACGTGGTGGGATCCATTCGCCTTGCCCTCGGGAGTGCTGCGTACCCAGGAAGTCGTGACCGCCAACCTGAACAACGTCACCCAGCTCTTCCAGGTTCCGCCCAGCGGGGTGGACAACGGAGTCCAGACATCCTGTGTCATCACCAACGAATCCTCCGGCGTCGTCATCAACAAGACCGGTGCGGGCAACACCAATACGGTGTTCAACTTCGATGTCACGGGCAAGGGATCCATCCCGCTGACGCTCGGGGACAGCTCGGGACTGTTGGCCTTCACCCCGGGAACCCAGGTTTCCATCAGCGAGCTGGTTCCTGCCGGGACGCCCAGCTGGGTCCTGCAGGGCATCGTCTGCCTTGACGGGCAGCAGCAGCCGGTAGGAACGGTCGCAGGTTCATCGGTCGGCTTCGCCACAATCGGCGGACAGATCATCACTTGTACGTTCACCAACAACCAGAACGGCCAGATCGTCGTCGCAAAGGATGGCCGCGGCAAGACCGCCACGGACACCTTCGGCTTCGACACCACCTACGCGAACAACGCCGCCGCTCCGGACGGAACGGCAGAGTTCTCGCTGCAGATCGGACAGTCCAACGCCTCGCCGAACCTGGCACCGGGTGCCTACACGATCGCCGAGCTCCTGACGGCAGCGAACACGCAATACGATCCCGACTATGCGCTGGTGAACATTGCCTGCGTCATCACCATCACGGGTTCGGGCGGATCCACCGCCACCGGTTACGTGCAGGGCAATCTGTCGACCACGGTGACCCTGGCCGCGGGCGACGCCGTCACCTGTACCTTCACCAATGACCAGCAGGGCCGCCTGATCGTCAAGAAGGCAACCACCCTCCGGGACGGCACGTTCAGCTTCGACGGACGTGACAGCCAGAACACCCAGCTGATCAACGGCAACATCACCACCGTGAACAACGTCACAGAGGCGGGCGATGAGCTCAGCAATGACGTCAACCCCGGCGTGTACTCCGTCACCGAGTCCACCTCCGAGCTGTACTGGAGCAAGGTCTCGGCCACCTGCGTGGACGGAACCACCCCGCTCGCCGGAACGGCCTTCGACCCGGCCACCGGGGCCTTGAGCAACATCAACATCCTGCCTGGGCACATTGTCACCTGTACCTTCACCAACGCGAAGCAGACAGCCAACGTCAAGGTGGCCAAGCAGCTGACGCCGGCAGCCGATCCGGGCAGGTTCGATCTGAACATCAACGGCGTGCCGCAGGGCAGCCCCGGCGGAGTGGGCAACGGATTCGTTTCCAACCCGGCCGTGGTGGTTGTCCTCGGTGAAAGCGTCACCGTCTCCGAGGCGGCCCACGCTGGCACCAACGGAAGTTGGTACTCATCCGTGCTGGTCTGCGACAACGGAATTGTGCCGGCGAACAACACCGGGATGTCCGGCAACTTCACCGTCACGTCCCCGGACGTGACCGTCACCTGCACCTTCCAGAACACGCGCAAGTCGGCCCAGCTGACCCTGACCAAGGAATGGGTCAATGGGCGGGCGGGCGACCAGGCGTCGCTGGGTGCCGCCGGAAGCAGCGGGCTGTCGCCCGACGCCGCCGGAAGCTCCACGGCACCGGCCACCACCACGCCAGCCGTGCTCACGGTCTACGCCGGCGAAACGGTGAACCTCGGGGAGGTCCTGGCTCCGGCCAACGTGGGCTCCTACGCCACCTCGCTGAGCTGCGCGGGTGCCGATGGGCTGAGCTACACCCCGCCGGCCCCCACCGGCAGCTACGCGGTGCCGCCCACGCCGGCCGCCGTGACGTGCACGTTCACCAACACGCGCACCAGCGCGGTTCTGACGCTCCAGAAGCACTGGATCAATGGCGCACAGGGGGACACCGCCGATCTGGACATCACTGCCCAGCTCGGACAGTCGCCCGCCGCCGGGGCCGCGTCCGTTGCCATCGGAAGCGCCCAGTTCGCGGACACCGCCAAAACCGTGACGGCAACCGTGCTGTCGGGGGAGACCGTCTCCCTGGCGGAAGCCCTCGGCGCCGGAAACCTTGGTTCCTACACCTCCAGCCTGTCCTGCAGCGCGGCGGGCCTGAACCCGGAACCAACGCCGGGACTGAATGGTGCGTACACCATGCCCAAGACCGCTGCGCCGGTCACCTGTACCTTCACCAACAACCGGACCAGCGTCCAGCTGACGCTCGAAAAGGAATGGATTGACGGGGCAGACGGCGACCGGGCCGTCCTGGGTGCGGCGTCGACGTTCCCGGGGCTCCCGGAAGGGTCTGAATCCAACGGCCTCCCGGGCAGTGAAGTCGATTCCCCGGTCAAGACCGTGACGGTTCTCTCCGGCGAAACCGTGGGGCTGACCGAGTCCCTCGATGCGGCCAACGACGCGGCCTACGCCACCTCGCTGCTCTGCACCGGCGCCCCTCTGACATACCAGGGTGGTGCCCTCTCGGGCAGCATCGTGGTACCGAAGGCAGCCACCGGGGACATCGTCTGCAGGTGGACCAATGAGGCAGGCCGCGGCACCATCGTGATCGTCAAGAACGTGGAAGGAGCCGACGGCACCTTCGACTTCAGCGGAAACTGGGTCGACCCCGAAACGGGCACCCCGGTCAACAACTTCCAGCTGACCACGGACAGCGGCACCAGCAGCCGGACATGGACCGGTGTTGTGGTCCCCAAGGACGGCAGCCCGTTCACGGTCACGGAAATGGATCCGACGCCCGGGTATGACGGCACCAATCTGGTGTGCTCCGGCAACCTTGCCGGAGACACCAGCTCGGCCCAGGGCCTGGTGGGCACCATCGACCTCGATCCAGGGGAGACGGTGACGTGTACCTACACGAACACGCAGCGCTCCACGATCGTGATCGTCAAGGACGCCGTTCCGGACGACGACCAGGACTTCACGTTCAGCGCCACCGGAAGCCCGCTGCCGCCGTCGTTCATTCTCGACGACGACGCGGACGGCACCCGCTCCAACACCTTCACGTCAGCACTGCTGCCGGCCAAGCAGCCGTACACGGTCAATGAAGTGGCAGTGCCGGGATGGACGCTCGACCTGGCCGCCTCCGCCTGCAGCAACCAGGTTGCGGTAACGGCCAACGGCGTCTCCCTGACCCCGGCTCCGGGGCAGACCATCACCTGCACTTTCGTCAACCGTGCGGCCCCGGGAACCATCCAGGTGACCAAGTCGGTTGAGGGCGTCGCGGATGACTACGCTTGGACCTTCGACATCTCCATCTCCCCGGTGGAAGCCGGAGCGACGAGCCCGCAGGAAGCTTCGGGCACCGGAGACGGCGGCGACACCGTTTCGTTCGCCCCGCTGGTCCTGAACAAGCAGTACACCATCACGGAGGAAGAACCGGCTGCCGGCTGGACCCAGGGCGCAATCACCTGCTCCACCGGTGCGGATGAGAACCCGCAACTGGCCGGCTTCCAGGTGACCATCACCCAGCCGGGCCAGCTGATCACCTGCGGCCTCGTCAACACCGCCGCACCCGCCGACGTCGAGGTCACCAAGACGGTCACCGGCGTCCTTCCGGACTACGCCTGGTCCATCCCGTTCACCATCTCGCCCGTTCCTGACGGCGAGACGGGCACCAAGAACGCGACGACGGCGGACCCGACCGTTGGGTGGGAAGGCCTGCTGACCGGTGAAAGCTACAGCATCACCGAACAGGTCCCCGCAGGCTGGACGGGCGGAACCATCACCTGCACGGTCACGCATGCCGACGAGTCCACCGAGGACGTCGGGAACACCATCCTGGTGGAGGCCGGCGACGGCATCGCATGCGCCGTCACCAACGCGGTGCTGCCCGGCGAACTGACCATCGTCAAGACAGCGGTTGGCGGCAACGGCTCGTTCGACTTCACCATCACCGGGGAAGAGAACGGCGTCGAAACCGAGGAAACCATCGTGACGGCGGACGGCACCGGGACGGCCACCGTGGCCCTCGTCCCCGGCGTCCACTACACGGTCAGCGAGGTGAACCCGGGCTCCGGCTGGACGATGGGACAGCTCAGCTGCACGCTCAACGGACACGCAGTGGGCATCCCGTTCACTGTCGGACCGGACGCAGACATCGGCTGCGCCATCACCAACACGGCCAAGGGCAGGATCGTCATCGTCAAGAACGTCGACGGCGCCGATGGCACCTTCGGCTTCAACGGCAGCTGGACGTCCGGAACCCCGGCCCTGGCTGACGGCGGCTTCGACATCACCACCGAGGAGGGCACCGGAAGCCAGACGTTCATGGACGTCCTGCCCGGCAGCTACACGGTGGCCGAGGACAGCCCCTTCCCGGCCTACCTGTCTCGTGTGCTGTCCTGCTCGGACTCCATGGAAAGCGGAACCGCCAGCACCACCGATGGACCGAACAGGACGGGCAACATCAAGCTGGATCCGGGCGAGACGGTGACCTGCGTGTTTGAAAACACCCAGACCGCCACCGTCATCGTCGACAAGGAATCCGTTCCTGCGGCCGACCCAGCAGTGTTCGCCTTCCAGTGGTTCCTGCCCAACAGCGAGTTCGGTGAGACCTTCACCCTGACGGACACCCAGGAACCCAAGGTGTTCACCGGACTCAACCCGGCCCAGGACTGGGGCGTCACTGAAATGGCCGAAGACGGCTGGCGGCTCCTCGGGCTTGAATGCCTCAAGGGCGGCGAGGTGTTCAACGGCGCCACTGTCCACGGAACGGAGGCGATCCTGAACCCGGCACCGGGCGACGTGATCAGCTGCACGTACACCAACGGCAAGCGCGGCCCCGTGGACATCAGCAAGACCGTCACCAGCGGACCGGTCAAAAACGCCGATTCGAGCTACACAGTGACGTACAGCATCAGGGTCAGCTCGGCGTCGTTTGTCACCGAACAGTACAAGCTGACGGACAAGCTGGCCTTTGGCGACGGCATCACCGCCACCGAAGCCAGTGCGGCCAGCACAGATGCTTCGGTCAATCCCGACTGGAACGGCACCACGGTCACGCATCTGACCGCGGCGCCGGTCACCATCGACCCGGATGCGGTCCACACCTATACGGTGACCACCACGTCCACGATCGCCCCGGCAACAGGATCGGATGCCAGGGATTGCACCCTCGGGGAGGGAGATGACGGCACAGGCTTCCTGAACAAGGTGGAACTGACCGTGGTTGACGGCACAGGCGGTGAAGCCGAAGCCTGCGTTTCCGCGCCGGACGAGGCCGACGTGGCCGTCGTCAAGACCGGTACCGAAAAGGTCCTGCTGCCCAACAAGGGCGGCTCGGCAGCGATTTCCTACACCCTCAGAGTGACCAATAACGGTCCCACCGAGGCCAGGGACGTCGTGGTCAAGGACACCATGCCGGCCGATGTCACGGCGGACGCGCTCGCTCCGTCCGCCGGAAGCTGCATCAATTCTGCAACGTCGTTCATCTGCAACCTTGGCCTGATGGCCGTGGGACAGGAGATCACCATCGGGGTCAAGGCTTCGATCACCGACTACATGGGCAATGGCCCGTTCACCAACGTAGCGGTGGTCACCACCTCAACCCCTGAGACCGTGACCGGCAATAACAGGGCCACGCACGTGACCACGGTGGAACGTGCGGCGCTCGCCGCCACGGGCACCGGAGTCACCGCGTGGTTCTGGCCGGCTGCGGCCCTGCTGTTGATCGGGACGTTGCTGGTCGTCGCCGTCAGGCCCAAACGGCGGCGGGCCTTCCGGACCGCATAG